In Babesia bovis T2Bo chromosome 3, whole genome shotgun sequence, the genomic window cgtgagtgtaggtatggtcaTGGGGTAGAgtccaagggggtaatcagctggatgtgcctggggtgtgaccccatggaacatgataggaaatgtAGGGTTGATAAGGTAAAGGGGGAGTTGGATGGGGTAATGAAGAAGGtaaaggcattggaaggggAGAAGACAGAGGGGATTAAAGAGGTGAAGGACGTATTGGTGACTATAGGGaatgtagtggtacaattgggtaatgcccaggaggcattggaagggaaggaTAAGGAGGCGATCAATGCGGTGAAGGaggcactagagaaggcTAAGGAGGCACTAGGGACGGCTAAGCAGGAACTAGATAAGGTGAAGGATGAGGAGAAACTAGAGGAGGATGAACTAGAGAAACTGAAGGAGGCTACGAAGAAACTAGATGAGCTGACGGGGAAACTAGGGACGGCAGCGGAGAAGGATGGGAAAGAAGTCGATCCCGGTAAGAACAAGATAAGTGAGGCTATTCATGGATTACGTTATGTAGTAGAGGCACTGAACAAGTTGGCgaaacaaaatgaaaagaATGTAGAATGTCACGTGAAAGGACCCTATAATAACATTCTCATGGCCATCGACCACCTGCAAGAAATATgcaactctcccaagtgccaCAACTGTAAGGACCACTTCACCAAGTGTGGCCAACAGCCAAAGCCCACGATCTGTCCAACCTGCCATCAACAGTACATGGACGGTAAaccctcccccctccaggcattccttGAGGATCGGTTAccaggttttagttgtgagGTGGTACGAAGCGATGAGAGCGCACAGCCACAATACCCACTggctgcatcccacttaggacactgtaatggctcaggtcagtgctgcccattgccaatgggcttCAGAGGGCAATTCCAGAAGGGCAGCATCACTGATATGActggccaacgcctttatggaATCTtatacttctttagtaacggggacatgatgcagtcgtgtgtctatacattGGTGAGAGTTacagcagcactcagtgctaccacaccacaggtactgggtgacgtctttgggttctttaggggtggtatTGGAGAGAAGGAAAGTGGAAAGACACAGAAGGGACAGGATAACACGCCATGTAATCACGATGAGGATCCTAGTAAGTCGGAAAACAAGGACAaatacttttgcggctggtgtgcctctgggttacgtgATGTAGTAAAACAAATTGAGTGGATACCCAATAGTGACAAAGCGCCATACCGGGAGACTGTCGGCACAGCACTGGTAGACATTAAGGGCGATAAAGGAGAGATTGTTGCTCTTAAAGGCTCTACACAAAACAATACTACTTCCCTCTCGACCCTGACAAAGGACTCTGagtacctctcccccctaaccggtgaactctacactgcagtgagtgccactttcggtaacacatacctctcatgggtgctatacctatcagatgcccttcattcaggactagagtcactTGCTAGTgcattccaacagattgaatgcaATGCCTGCAAGGGacaatgtgaccccaataagtgcaggAAGGGAGAGCACGGAAGAACTACCGGGGACACTAAGGGCACTCCACTATGTAACTGCTCCTCAAtagtatcatgtaccggaGTCCTGCCGGTACtctatagacatggcttcagttacggtaacccattcaatctggaggggtaccagcaGAATGATACGGATAAgggagattatagtatagatAACAAGCAGAATCCTAGGCAGTGTCATGAGTTCTTAAGCAGTcttggtgcagtgattgACAAGAACAAGCAGGACCAGGCCACCTCTCAGGAACATCCCTTGACAGAGCTACTAAAGCAAGTCGgcaaactccaatacgacatacggctcccctggatctttgttctcacgctagcctggctagtagcggtactctaccttgcctttggtgccatatggccactggactggacacatatgaggtcacattggttacgtggtggagcacaccagtggcaatgtatgtggtataaggtgatgacggggaggaAGGGGGTGGATCTaatggagtattttggaaGGAGGTAGCGGCaacgtagtggcgccttcggcgcaacagtgctataatgtggtagtcAGTATCTAGGGATGACAACAGTGGAGGCAGTGTTATCCTGGTGATCACATGTACAGACAGTGTCTTATAGTGCCAGTATAGGTAGTCACATGTACTAAGTAAAAGCTTTACGTAATGTAGAGGGTACGTGGTGTAGGACTGCATAGTGTTTTCACGGTTCTATAAATTAGATGTATGTTGGTGCTAGGCGTACCCATGAAACACTGTTCACAACTCCTCCAGGTCCATAACAACTAGACATCACTAAACCCTGACCACTACAGATACCAGGAGGTTAGTATGATACCTGATGTCGTCACTGTTACCCAGAAGGTACCATGCATAGTACACTCAGACACTGTTCTTTCAGGTCGTTGTATTCACTTTAACCCATTGattaaaaacaacacaAGATACTAACACTTTAGAAGACAGGGCATAAAGTGGTTACTTTGGATTAATACTGTAACCACCGGGGGGCCATGACAAATAGTTACCATAGGGGTTTCATTTAACGCGCTAGTGGCCAAGATTATACCACGGTTATCTATGTGTTACTAGTACTGCTTCAAATATCGCTAACTCCAGAGTCAAGTGTGTATCGCGTCGACTCTACTATTCGCGATCGTTGTTTTAGTGCCCCTTTGTAAGGCACCAAGTTGTTTTTCCACAGCATAATAGTAGACACTAGTAATAGACAGTGACACTAGACACTAACAATAGACACTAGTAATAGACAATAATACGAGACACTAATGATACACACTAACACTAGCCAATAATACTACACACTAATAATTTTTAGTGGCTGTAGAAGACATCGAATTGATGTGTAGCTAGATTACTTATTGGACATGTTCTGTTGCCCAGGCAAGTACCACTTAGATGATCCCATACAGATGGATTCCATACTCCTAGATCAATACACAGGGTCAACGTGAGATATGTGCGTAACTTTATAGCGTGATGTCTAAAGACTGTGCTAAGAAAAAGTCAGATAAGGAGGCCTATTCCCACCTACGGGATCTGCTAATACTGCTAATACTATCAGTTGCGCTCTATGTAGTAACGGCAGTAACTTTGACTAAAGCTGCAGCACTAGACTTAGCATACGTCACGAACTACTTGGGCTGTGCTGCCTTCCTTCTGGGTTCCATGGCATACATCCTTGTGCCGTTTGTACAGGCCTACAATAAGGCGTAAACTTGTAAGTCGCCTACACAAGGTGAAAAAGTATAAGCTTTAGATACGCTAAGGCGTTGCTTCGGGGTGTTCACGAAGTTACTGTTGTACATGTGTCTGTAACAGTTGATTACTTTACTGCAAATATGTGATTTACTACCTTTCGCGGCGCTACATTAACAACTGTTATCTAATCCTACGGAAGCTGGATATCGCATTAATTTCACGCTATGTTGCTGGATAATAGTGGAGAATGTATGGTTGGCGGCATCATAATGCACCGCTAGTACATTACTATGATTCGCTCGTGTTTTAAATGGGCTGATAACGGATGTGGAAAAGGATAAAACTACACGATACTATTTGTGTGTTGGCTCCAGGAAAGTGTAACAAATCCTTCTTCAGTGTCACCTGTCTACCGATTAGATTGTTGGATCCCATTAGTATCTACGTGATCAATATCTAGGATGCCATTCATATCATAATTCTCAAAAAAGCACTCATTATAAAACTTTCCGCTGTATCGGGACAGTGTGAACCTGTGTCTGCGTATCCTGTAGATGCAATGATATTGCCGATGTGTTCTTACACTGATGCTGCCCTAGGCTGAGGAACAATTGGAGCATTGACTAGCATTTACCATGACGAGAGTCTAAACTACAGACCAGTGCTATGCGTCGAAACATACATTGTTCAGTGTAGAAACCCTATATTGCATGGTATCTAGAATGCCGATATGTTTTGCGGGGTTTAGGGATGCGAACCTGCTATCGATTACATATTACATTTATACCACAGTTGGTTTGGGATTCATATTATTAACCATTATCGTTGGTGGAACGATTCAACCTGTTtcactatatattcatatgtGCCCCAAACATATTACTAGGAGAATAATCGTGGATTATAGACAATGTAGAATGATACCATTATATTCTGTGCCATAGTAAGCACTTGTCTGCTAAGAAATTTGCATCTTGTCTATCAATATAAAGCACATCATAAACCTAACCATAAAACGACTTTAGGCAGTTATTATTGAGAGAAACAATTGGCACAAGCGCAATTGCTCGATTACTACCGGGTAACATCGGATTCATCGAGAtagttgtatattaacaCGATGGGTGATACTACTATGAACAATAACGACACAGGGATATGATGTCCCCTAACATGACGGTTAATTTACCTTGTAGCAAGATTAAGGCTTATGTAAAACGGTCCCAATTTAGGTGGAAATGAATTTAGGCATCATTTTAGCTGTGGTATGTTCGACAACATTTGTTCCTTTTGATATCAGCACTATTATAACCGCTGGGTTGTTTATGATAGAAGGCTTAACAAACACAGCAATAACCTTCGATTTTTCAGACAATGAAGAGCTGGTAAGGGTCCTTGAAAAGATGTCTAGTAAAGTAATCGCATATTAAGTAACGAGCGACCGAACACTCGAGGTAGCGTTTCCACGTTATGTTATAACGATTTACATTTTCGTTTCTCACAGTAATACTACTCACTGCGTATATGAGTCTAGCCATATTACTCTTGTTAACCATACCAGATGGTACTTGGAGAATTTGTCTATAAGTAATAGTGAACATCAACTACATTTCTTCCCATTATTCCTTTCACAACATCAGATAAAGGTATTATATGTCCATTATAACGTAGATCGAATTTTGTGATACATCCTTAAAGTTGAACAATGTGAGTTATCAAAAGAGTCACATCAACGCCGTCTCCTATGTATTGGCTAGTTTCCTGATTCGGGAAAGTTGCGATAATTGGGTGTTCGACAGACACTGAGCATTCAAAGACATTAAAGGACGCCACAGAAGACATTTACAACCAACGCCGCCGTACAATCTAGCGCACTTAGCACTGAAAGTAATCATTAGGACACTCAAATACTGTTTATGGGATATGTACGAAGTTGTACTTTATAATTATCCAGTTAAAGTGTATAGATAGATCTATAGACACGATACAATACGTATTCACGTCGACGCAGCGATGTTGCATCATATTAATTCCATAGTAGGATTATACACAGATGAAATAGTGAATATTTGAAGAATAAATATTTCCCGTTGTATACTTAATTTCAGTACACTCGTTTATATTTAGAAAATATCGTGTAATAAAGGAAGAAACGAAATACCGTATGGCTCAAACGACTTTGCGATATCGGACATTTCCTGCCTAACGTCCGAAAAATACTTAGGAATCATGGTTGATCTGCATGTCACTACACAACCTTTTAAAATCGAGAGAAGCTGGAAGATAATTTTCCTCATATGGCACACCAAACTATCGTCAACAGATCCAAACACAACCTTGTAACACGAAAGAATGGAGTATATGGTTGTCTTCAGTGTAATAGTTAATTCCTGTAACCCTCTGCAGTTTTTTTCATTATAATGGACCATTGCCTACCTATGCACATTTTCACGCATCAGAGACTTCACTAATGTTAAACGCTCTATAATGTACATATTGCGATTTGCTACATAACCACGCGCAATTTCTTCAGATGAGGAGACGCTTAGCCTGTTAATGTctttaaatatttttaaaGTAGAATTTATATTGTTGCTGAAAGAACCATAGAGACTATCTTCTAGTTGTTTTTTGACCTTAATCAGACCATTCTTCAATAATTGTATTACATACAAATTTTCCACATTGGAAAGCTCATCTATAAATTGTTCATATTCCAGAAGTAACGGTATTTTTTCGCCATTATctatttttaaaatttcACGGTAAAGATGGACCACGGCATTTAAATCAGCAGTTGTATCCGTTTGATCTTCATCTGAAATATTCACCTTCGTTACATAATTAAACGGGGTTACATTTCCCTATATGTGTTGATGTGAATGTTGTATTAAACCTACAACGTTTGGAGATGATAAATTAGCTGATATGCTTCGTATTTCCTCAACAGTAACAATAGATCCACGGATcttaataatattataaacGCTAAGGACGATCATACCTCAGTCATTACTCTCTCTAAACATCGCAAATTTCCCATGGAAGTTGTAGTTGAATGGTCAACTAACTGCTGAAGTGCAATACGCGCATCTTCGCATTCACGGTGTAATACATGCTACACCAATTTTGTTTCTAGTGACTACAAACCTACCTTTTCTGTTTTGAGTTCTTTATACTCTTTGAAAAAGAGTTCCCAGAGGTAGAATGCGATGTGTCTAATCTCATGGTTGTGTTGTTCTGGCAGCACATCTTCATCAAATACCACTCTATATAGACATTGAATATCCTCCATCATTCATTTAGGTGCGTACTGAAACATGTTAGAGAATAGATCATAAGTTGGACGGAGTGTCATTCCCCATTAGATGTGTATATGGAATAAATCTTCATATGTTAATCTCAGTTCAGCAAGTGGGCAATTGGCGTGCGGTAAATTGGgattaatataaatattagGCATAAAAATGCCCGGGGAAATCAAGGATAATATGATACCTCCTGCCTCAACTACATCCGTGACGGATGGAGCAACTCCCATAAACAACAAAGCCGGTAAGACATATATGGCCATAATTGggttatattcattattCAGGTAGACGTCTATCGTTTTTTCGTGCGCCTTCCATATTTCACAGCGCAATTTACGGAGCAGTTGCGGGTAATGCTCGAGGTATACAGTACACCATTATTGTAGGCCTTGCTTTTTACGGCGGATATTATGTGTATCGTGCGTTAAAACTTAACACCAACAATACGGAATATTATGGGCGACAAAGTCGCTGGCGTCATTTGGAGAAGCAGCAGCTGTTCCAGAGAGA contains:
- a CDS encoding variant erythrocyte surface antigen-1 alpha subunit, whose translation is MSSKSTFTPKASLTEAPTNLKEAIDWVLRVTGRDGKKLDENKGECICGLAAAVTDLLQSVQLEYHGYQGEGADTSKGATKDEVTNHLNGLFSLVQGLGGTAVVRTYIDQLAQVLSALVGWSSIEKCWGKKGGSDKCEGSGGNKERHGKDSSCKYLLDVEDNKPCDKCGCMKWKDPEPSSNEGHHLGRRCTKCSDGGGSSTCKCSGTSGGNTCPCAKNMYLSAYKGALVNALYWTEVVTLEKPPTWNYLKYSPLDGSSPSQRRHHCARILLGSVCLIWSGITYMYWTGKYHKSSPRWNNHILDGSGLDDGTLSQWLQALGFPREMLNDSGPGNRWDAIIWDGLLGKLFLGFTHPSGSGANDGNTAKQPTLMNYPGFIHTIHRDSFNNEATVFRNGTSSAGQVSDTNQHKRGALFKLYILSCAYFTGLQKKTPPKAGNTTPKTIREILYWLSALPYSQAYKGLLDYAKKRLAEVLKKPGETPSNSDETQLKFHQQGRNAPITVDQYNLFAHFQAVTQYCPLVLIGIQGGLGKSTDTTTPAIHSLYANTECSFTYPTVSIQAYNQVVHYIRALFYQLYFLRKQCAVKVALGGKWRECRYGHGVESKGVISWMCLGCDPMEHDRKCRVDKVKGELDGVMKKVKALEGEKTEGIKEVKDVLVTIGNVVVQLGNAQEALEGKDKEAINAVKEALEKAKEALGTAKQELDKVKDEEKLEEDELEKLKEATKKLDELTGKLGTAAEKDGKEVDPGKNKISEAIHGLRYVVEALNKLAKQNEKNVECHVKGPYNNILMAIDHLQEICNSPKCHNCKDHFTKCGQQPKPTICPTCHQQYMDGKPSPLQAFLEDRLPGFSCEVVRSDESAQPQYPLAASHLGHCNGSGQCCPLPMGFRGQFQKGSITDMTGQRLYGILYFFSNGDMMQSCVYTLVRVTAALSATTPQVLGDVFGFFRGGIGEKESGKTQKGQDNTPCNHDEDPSKSENKDKYFCGWCASGLRDVVKQIEWIPNSDKAPYRETVGTALVDIKGDKGEIVALKGSTQNNTTSLSTLTKDSEYLSPLTGELYTAVSATFGNTYLSWVLYLSDALHSGLESLASAFQQIECNACKGQCDPNKCRKGEHGRTTGDTKGTPLCNCSSIVSCTGVLPVLYRHGFSYGNPFNLEGYQQNDTDKGDYSIDNKQNPRQCHEFLSSLGAVIDKNKQDQATSQEHPLTELLKQVGKLQYDIRLPWIFVLTLAWLVAVLYLAFGAIWPLDWTHMRSHWLRGGAHQWQCMWYKVMTGRKGVDLMEYFGRR
- a CDS encoding putative integral membrane protein; its protein translation is MSKDCAKKKSDKEAYSHLRDLLILLILSVALYVVTAVTLTKAAALDLAYVTNYLGCAAFLLGSMAYILVPFVQAYNKA
- a CDS encoding putative integral membrane protein, yielding MPGEIKDNMIPPASTTSVTDGATPINNKAGRRLSFFRAPSIFHSAIYGAVAGLAFYGGYYVYRALKLNTNNTEYYGRQSRWRHLEKQQLFQRELSQKMNGNFVANLTQEYDPVALRQPGGHIDSKHLL